One Sulfolobus sp. S-194 DNA segment encodes these proteins:
- a CDS encoding acetyl ornithine aminotransferase family protein, giving the protein MLSRKIIEESDTYLATSTRDPELLPLVIDHGEGIWIYDVEGDKYLDFTSGIGVNNLGWPSHPEVIKVGIEQMQKLAHAAANDFYNIPQLELAKKLVTYSPGNFQKKVFFSNSGTEAIEASIKIVKNTGRKYIIAFLGGFHGRTFGSISLTASKAIQRSIVGPFMPGVIHVPYPNPYRNPWHINGYENPDELINRVIEFIEDYIFVNLVPPDEVAGIFFEPIQGEGGYVIPPKNFFAELQKLAKKYGILLVDDEVQMGLGRTGKLFAIENFNAVPDVITLAKALGGGIMPIGATIFRKDLDFKPGMHSNTFGGNALACAIGSKVIDIVKDLLPHVNEIGKIFAEELQGLADDVRGIGLAWGLEYNERRTRDRIIGESFKRGLLLLPAGRSAIRVIPPLVISEEEAKQGLDILKKVIKVVR; this is encoded by the coding sequence ATGTTAAGCCGAAAAATTATTGAGGAAAGTGATACTTACTTGGCTACCTCAACTAGAGACCCAGAACTTTTACCGCTGGTAATTGATCACGGTGAGGGAATATGGATTTATGACGTTGAAGGGGATAAGTATCTAGATTTTACCTCTGGTATAGGCGTAAATAATTTAGGTTGGCCTTCTCACCCAGAAGTTATAAAGGTAGGTATAGAGCAGATGCAAAAATTAGCTCATGCAGCTGCGAACGATTTTTATAATATTCCCCAACTGGAATTAGCTAAAAAACTTGTAACATACTCACCCGGTAATTTCCAAAAGAAAGTATTTTTCTCAAATAGCGGCACTGAGGCTATTGAGGCATCAATAAAAATTGTCAAAAATACTGGTAGAAAATATATTATAGCTTTTCTAGGAGGATTTCACGGAAGAACTTTTGGATCAATTTCTTTAACGGCAAGTAAAGCTATACAAAGATCTATAGTAGGGCCTTTCATGCCTGGAGTAATTCATGTTCCATATCCTAATCCCTATAGAAATCCGTGGCATATTAACGGATACGAAAACCCAGATGAATTAATAAATCGTGTTATTGAATTTATTGAGGATTATATCTTTGTAAACCTAGTTCCCCCGGACGAAGTTGCTGGAATATTTTTCGAACCAATTCAAGGTGAGGGAGGATATGTTATCCCTCCTAAGAATTTCTTTGCAGAACTTCAGAAATTGGCTAAGAAATACGGAATTTTATTAGTTGATGATGAAGTCCAAATGGGTTTAGGCAGAACTGGAAAACTCTTTGCTATTGAAAACTTTAACGCGGTTCCAGATGTAATTACTTTGGCTAAAGCACTAGGGGGAGGGATTATGCCTATTGGTGCAACTATATTTAGAAAAGATCTTGATTTTAAACCCGGAATGCATAGTAACACTTTCGGTGGTAACGCTTTAGCATGTGCAATAGGTTCAAAGGTGATTGATATTGTGAAGGATTTACTACCTCACGTAAATGAGATAGGGAAGATATTTGCTGAGGAATTACAAGGCTTAGCTGATGATGTAAGAGGTATTGGTTTAGCTTGGGGTTTGGAGTATAATGAGAGAAGGACAAGGGATAGGATAATAGGAGAAAGTTTTAAACGTGGTTTACTTTTATTGCCTGCCGGTAGAAGTGCAATAAGAGTTATTCCACCCTTAGTTATTTCTGAGGAGGAGGCTAAACAAGGACTAGATATTTTGAAGAAAGTGATTAAGGTGGTAAGATGA
- a CDS encoding xanthine dehydrogenase family protein molybdopterin-binding subunit, translated as MKLREHYSIITGKSVYTDDISFPDILYLGVVRSTYARAIVKSYTEPSGVELFLDWNKVKTYMPVRPDPRAKNIVKMPVVSDGRVNFVGQPIVAFVVKDRYEIEDKIDEVSVDYDPLTPVLTIDEALKNEEKIHPNGNIAIDLDLSGGEVEKRLNAEVVVEREILQDRIVANPMEPKGVIANFDGDKLYIIGSFQSSFRVRSDLQEALGLPPEKIIVKSAPNVGGGFGNKVPAHPEYVLAAIASMVLRKPVKWIETRREHLTNPTQGRGVKSKVKLYGKRDGTILGLEGEIIDDLGAYAYTINTTTPAFIAGLLNGPYKMRFMKIRALGVYTNKPPTGPYRGAGRPEAALITETLVEDFAEAIGMDSIEVRKKNFLDGEFVTPLGIKIDKADYTGLIEKGERIYKSLKEKYKDKGVALIAFTEVVRAAPGEGAKIRVGKGKVELFVGSGPHGQAHQSTFALLASEVLGLPPEKINVTLNDTENIKEGIGSFGSRSAAAGGSAVIEVCKGLLEVLKKKNKTLEEAINSDEYTEVETFYKTSDIYTPGVHIAVVDIDETYKPRVVEYYAIDDVGRAIIKDEVEGQIIGGILQGISQVYLEWAPYDENGNPIYASIAEAGVPTSLESDYKLTLEFVETPANLPSGARGVGEAGTTGALPATFIALEKLLKRKFNKTPILPSELITSV; from the coding sequence ATGAAACTAAGAGAGCATTACTCAATCATAACCGGAAAATCCGTATATACGGATGACATAAGCTTTCCAGATATTCTATATTTAGGTGTAGTTAGATCAACATATGCAAGAGCAATCGTAAAATCTTATACAGAACCTTCTGGAGTTGAGTTATTCCTAGATTGGAATAAAGTTAAAACTTACATGCCGGTAAGACCAGATCCTAGGGCAAAAAATATTGTAAAAATGCCAGTAGTGTCTGATGGAAGAGTAAATTTTGTAGGTCAACCAATTGTAGCCTTTGTAGTTAAAGATAGGTATGAAATTGAAGATAAAATTGATGAAGTTTCTGTAGATTACGATCCATTAACACCAGTACTCACTATAGATGAGGCTTTAAAAAATGAAGAAAAAATACATCCTAACGGAAATATAGCTATTGATCTCGATCTCTCTGGTGGAGAAGTTGAAAAAAGATTAAACGCTGAAGTTGTTGTTGAGAGGGAAATACTGCAAGATAGAATTGTCGCAAATCCCATGGAACCTAAGGGAGTAATCGCAAACTTTGATGGTGATAAACTTTACATAATCGGAAGTTTTCAGTCATCATTTAGAGTAAGATCGGATTTACAAGAAGCCTTAGGTTTACCTCCAGAGAAAATAATAGTTAAATCAGCTCCAAACGTTGGAGGAGGTTTCGGAAATAAAGTCCCTGCACACCCAGAATATGTTCTAGCAGCCATTGCTTCTATGGTTTTAAGAAAACCAGTTAAATGGATTGAAACTAGGAGAGAGCACTTGACTAACCCAACCCAGGGTAGAGGGGTTAAATCAAAAGTTAAACTCTACGGAAAGAGAGACGGTACAATATTAGGTTTAGAAGGTGAAATTATTGATGATTTAGGTGCTTATGCTTATACAATTAATACAACAACTCCCGCATTCATAGCAGGTTTACTAAATGGTCCTTATAAGATGAGATTTATGAAAATTAGGGCTCTAGGAGTTTACACAAATAAGCCGCCAACAGGTCCTTATAGAGGTGCTGGAAGACCAGAAGCTGCTCTGATTACAGAGACGCTTGTTGAAGATTTTGCTGAGGCAATAGGTATGGACTCTATAGAAGTAAGGAAGAAAAACTTTCTTGATGGCGAATTTGTTACACCTTTAGGTATTAAGATTGATAAGGCTGACTATACTGGGTTGATAGAAAAAGGAGAAAGGATCTATAAATCATTGAAGGAAAAATACAAAGATAAAGGCGTAGCTTTAATAGCATTCACAGAAGTTGTTAGGGCAGCACCTGGTGAAGGTGCAAAAATAAGAGTAGGAAAAGGAAAAGTGGAATTATTTGTTGGTTCTGGACCACACGGTCAAGCTCACCAATCTACTTTTGCCTTATTAGCATCAGAAGTACTTGGCTTACCTCCAGAAAAGATTAATGTAACATTAAATGATACTGAGAATATAAAAGAAGGAATAGGAAGTTTCGGTAGCAGATCTGCTGCGGCTGGCGGTAGTGCTGTGATTGAGGTTTGTAAAGGTTTACTTGAAGTTTTAAAGAAGAAAAATAAAACTTTAGAAGAAGCAATAAACTCTGATGAATATACGGAAGTTGAAACATTTTATAAAACATCTGACATTTATACACCCGGAGTTCATATTGCTGTAGTAGATATTGACGAAACTTATAAGCCTAGAGTAGTCGAATATTATGCTATTGATGATGTAGGTAGGGCTATAATAAAAGATGAAGTAGAAGGGCAAATAATAGGTGGTATTTTACAAGGGATATCTCAAGTTTATCTTGAATGGGCACCATATGATGAAAACGGCAATCCAATTTATGCTAGCATTGCTGAGGCTGGTGTTCCTACATCGTTAGAGAGTGACTATAAACTAACCCTCGAATTTGTAGAAACACCAGCTAATTTGCCTAGCGGTGCTAGAGGTGTTGGTGAGGCCGGGACTACTGGAGCCTTACCAGCAACATTTATTGCTTTAGAAAAATTACTAAAAAGGAAATTTAACAAAACACCAATATTACCTTCAGAATTAATAACGTCCGTTTAA
- a CDS encoding MFS transporter, with protein sequence MNKLSRSVLFSSLPSFISSLEATMILMAIPLIAKDFSITYVKASTLLAFYVVTEVLLSIPSSLLAERIGVRKTMTVGTIIMGLSSLLIVLFNSFTFILVLRILQGIGASMVLLTSLSYASLIGSDEERGKMIGLNHTIVSLGYVLGLPLGGLVAEINWKYLFILTSVFSFASLYLLSTLKEMRAKSGIGINVIYASLIFDGVILGLYYSPFFVLSILGLIVTIRKIELGKGFYLSSLSGFLHSITRNMIAAFFVFYLYSLHLSTLEIGSLVLLYPLSFTLISFYAGKLHDKYKLRVAAFGFASMALSSLSLFFNVVLGEFLLGASSGIATTSNTAYTMSSVKSKDRIIASGIRSVQGVVSNTIGLTIASYFEMSLTPYVEITILLNLASLLILNYCSILVG encoded by the coding sequence ATGAATAAATTATCTAGATCTGTCCTTTTTTCTTCATTACCTTCATTTATTTCCTCACTTGAGGCTACAATGATATTGATGGCCATTCCATTAATAGCTAAAGATTTTTCAATAACCTATGTAAAAGCCTCAACTCTCCTAGCATTTTACGTAGTTACAGAAGTATTACTTTCCATTCCATCTTCACTTTTAGCTGAAAGAATAGGAGTGAGAAAAACCATGACAGTGGGAACGATAATAATGGGGTTATCATCACTCCTTATAGTCTTATTTAATTCTTTCACATTCATTCTCGTCCTCAGAATTCTTCAAGGTATTGGAGCTTCAATGGTTCTTTTAACCTCTTTATCTTATGCTAGTCTCATAGGCTCTGATGAAGAAAGGGGTAAAATGATAGGGTTAAATCACACCATAGTTAGCTTAGGCTACGTTTTAGGGCTACCTTTAGGAGGGTTAGTTGCTGAAATTAACTGGAAGTATTTATTCATATTAACCTCAGTATTCTCCTTTGCCTCGCTTTACTTATTATCAACTCTTAAAGAGATGCGCGCAAAATCAGGAATAGGAATCAATGTAATTTATGCTTCATTAATATTTGATGGTGTAATTCTAGGGCTTTATTATTCTCCATTCTTCGTACTCTCTATATTAGGTTTGATAGTTACTATAAGGAAGATAGAGCTAGGTAAGGGATTTTATCTATCTAGCCTTTCTGGCTTTCTACATTCGATTACAAGGAACATGATAGCTGCATTCTTTGTGTTCTATTTGTACTCTCTTCATTTATCGACTTTAGAGATAGGCTCGTTAGTACTACTTTATCCCCTTTCCTTTACGCTTATATCATTTTATGCGGGTAAGTTACACGATAAATACAAGTTGAGAGTTGCGGCCTTTGGCTTTGCTTCAATGGCATTATCCTCCTTATCCCTTTTCTTTAACGTTGTTTTAGGAGAGTTTTTACTGGGAGCTTCTTCTGGGATTGCCACTACCTCAAACACTGCCTATACAATGTCTTCAGTTAAGAGTAAGGATAGAATTATAGCCTCTGGAATAAGAAGCGTCCAAGGAGTTGTAAGTAATACTATAGGACTAACTATTGCCTCATATTTTGAAATGTCCTTAACTCCTTACGTAGAGATTACAATACTTCTAAACTTAGCATCACTACTTATCTTAAATTATTGTAGTATTCTTGTTGGGTAA
- a CDS encoding nuclear transport factor 2 family protein, whose product MPNYQKFEKDFIEAWNSHDIKYLLSFYIDDLVYIQPGEHPRIIKGKEQFKKYLEVFLKHFLVTNSN is encoded by the coding sequence ATGCCCAATTATCAAAAATTCGAAAAAGATTTCATAGAAGCTTGGAATTCACATGACATAAAATATTTGTTAAGTTTTTACATAGACGATTTGGTTTATATACAACCAGGTGAACATCCTAGAATAATCAAGGGAAAAGAACAATTTAAAAAATACCTAGAAGTTTTTTTAAAACATTTCCTGGTTACAAATTCGAATTAA
- a CDS encoding radical SAM protein, which yields MPLFKIIHISWYGGEPLIAYNIIVDIMKYVNSIKNSDNKIISDMITNGYLLTLDRFKELLSLGVTSFQITFDGYKDFHDKLRIRLDGKGTFDKIMNNLIEIKNNIDEKFEIHIRVHINRLNLDSIKLLLNELSKTIANDERFIVYFAFLEKYGGPNDDKLPVVEKDYETRSKILYELYDYAKMLGLNVGKIAKNRIIKGMCSTATYPFGFIIKPDGKIAKCSQDLYSDRGIVGYLDNNGNLYLDKDKFGWWTRGLRSRNPAELLCPYENAINNEDIISLGMVIYEKYGKD from the coding sequence ATTCCTCTTTTCAAGATTATTCATATTTCTTGGTATGGCGGTGAGCCATTAATAGCATATAATATTATTGTTGATATAATGAAATATGTTAATTCAATTAAAAATAGTGATAATAAGATAATATCCGATATGATAACTAATGGATATTTATTAACTCTAGATAGATTTAAGGAATTATTAAGTCTTGGTGTTACATCTTTTCAAATTACTTTTGATGGATATAAAGATTTTCATGATAAGTTAAGGATAAGATTAGATGGCAAAGGGACATTCGATAAAATAATGAATAATCTAATCGAAATAAAAAATAATATTGATGAGAAGTTTGAAATTCATATTAGAGTTCATATAAATAGGCTAAACTTAGATTCGATTAAACTTCTATTAAACGAGCTATCAAAAACTATAGCTAATGATGAAAGATTTATAGTTTATTTTGCATTTCTAGAAAAATATGGAGGTCCTAATGACGATAAGCTTCCAGTAGTAGAAAAGGATTATGAGACCAGGAGTAAAATTCTATATGAACTGTACGACTATGCTAAAATGTTAGGTCTTAATGTAGGAAAAATAGCTAAAAATAGAATAATAAAAGGCATGTGCAGTACTGCAACATATCCCTTTGGTTTCATTATAAAACCTGATGGAAAAATAGCTAAATGTAGTCAAGATCTTTATAGCGATAGAGGAATAGTGGGGTATCTAGATAATAATGGAAACCTATACCTAGATAAAGATAAATTTGGTTGGTGGACACGAGGATTAAGGAGTAGAAATCCCGCCGAACTATTATGCCCGTATGAAAATGCTATAAATAATGAAGATATTATTAGTCTAGGAATGGTGATATATGAAAAATATGGAAAAGATTAG
- a CDS encoding GNAT family N-acetyltransferase has translation MSSELEKLFLTDPVRFTFEIYDSRFDKEYTEFKTVREGYLMIYRKFYPPRIILHANNEDAVRELLSILRNEESKFILFIEPKWVKLLNFPNAKIYPEILMTCNKPNVFRNENVRRLSIEDKEEILTLYGQGLGSVLLQLLSENETTAYGLFLDNHLVSAAYTWIELENVAVIGGVLTKKEFRNKGLATSVVSTLTEDLTKRGKIASLYVREDNSPAIHVYKKIGFKEYWKRLWVSVNTDEKPL, from the coding sequence ATGTCTAGTGAATTAGAGAAGTTATTCCTTACAGATCCTGTTAGATTTACGTTCGAGATTTACGACTCAAGGTTTGATAAGGAGTATACAGAATTTAAGACAGTTAGGGAAGGTTATTTAATGATATACAGAAAATTTTATCCACCAAGAATAATTCTTCATGCGAATAATGAGGACGCTGTAAGAGAATTACTTTCAATACTGAGGAACGAGGAGAGTAAATTTATCCTGTTCATAGAACCCAAATGGGTAAAACTGTTAAACTTTCCAAATGCTAAAATTTATCCAGAAATTTTAATGACTTGTAATAAGCCTAATGTATTTAGAAATGAAAACGTGAGAAGACTAAGTATTGAGGATAAGGAAGAGATTTTAACTCTTTATGGTCAAGGCTTAGGCAGTGTATTACTCCAATTATTAAGTGAGAACGAAACCACTGCATATGGTTTGTTTTTAGATAACCACCTAGTTTCAGCAGCGTATACATGGATTGAGCTAGAGAACGTTGCTGTAATAGGAGGAGTCTTAACTAAGAAGGAATTTAGGAATAAGGGCTTAGCTACTTCAGTCGTATCAACGCTAACTGAAGACCTTACTAAAAGAGGTAAGATAGCTTCGCTATACGTGAGAGAAGATAATAGCCCTGCAATTCACGTTTATAAGAAGATAGGGTTTAAAGAATATTGGAAGAGGTTATGGGTATCTGTAAATACAGACGAGAAACCATTATAG
- a CDS encoding MarR family transcriptional regulator, with translation MKENYHVLSETEQYILLYLISIKEGVAVKEIYEEMKLSPNAVTQAVNKLLNEGLLIEKREEVFPRKRLIYLSDKGRKIAQLLLQMQEIIKANQ, from the coding sequence ATGAAAGAAAATTATCATGTCCTCAGTGAGACCGAGCAATATATCTTATTATATTTAATTAGTATAAAGGAAGGAGTTGCGGTAAAGGAAATTTACGAAGAAATGAAACTGAGTCCTAACGCTGTTACCCAAGCTGTTAATAAACTATTAAATGAAGGGCTTTTAATAGAGAAGAGAGAAGAGGTATTCCCTAGGAAGAGATTAATATATTTGAGTGATAAAGGGAGGAAGATAGCCCAATTACTTCTTCAGATGCAGGAAATTATAAAGGCAAATCAATAG
- a CDS encoding helix-turn-helix domain-containing protein yields MGKISTDKYIFLTPRAYIIVHLLKVGKAKASEISENTQIPYQTVIQNIIWLLAEGYIVKEQKGEEIYYKLTDKGKQLATAELEKIRKLVEVVQ; encoded by the coding sequence ATGGGAAAAATATCCACAGATAAATACATCTTCCTAACTCCCAGAGCATACATAATAGTTCATCTCCTAAAGGTAGGTAAGGCTAAAGCAAGCGAAATATCTGAGAACACACAGATCCCATATCAAACCGTAATACAGAACATCATATGGTTACTAGCTGAAGGATATATAGTAAAAGAGCAAAAAGGTGAAGAAATCTATTATAAGCTTACGGATAAGGGGAAACAATTAGCAACAGCGGAACTAGAAAAAATTAGAAAATTAGTAGAGGTAGTTCAATGA
- a CDS encoding AbrB/MazE/SpoVT family DNA-binding domain-containing protein, translating into MTLRLEVGKKGYIIIPKSVRDLVGIKEGDTLILSVSGNKIILEPEKKVDVNIILKKFEAHEKRISYAKKPKLGELEGISLEEEFEG; encoded by the coding sequence TTGACTTTAAGATTGGAGGTTGGAAAGAAGGGGTATATAATAATTCCTAAGAGTGTTAGGGATTTAGTAGGGATAAAAGAAGGGGATACACTAATTCTGAGCGTTAGCGGGAATAAAATAATCCTAGAACCCGAAAAGAAAGTTGACGTAAATATTATTCTGAAAAAGTTTGAGGCGCACGAAAAGAGAATTTCTTATGCTAAGAAGCCTAAATTGGGGGAGTTAGAAGGAATTAGCCTAGAAGAGGAGTTTGAAGGTTGA
- a CDS encoding type II toxin-antitoxin system VapC family toxin: MIFLDANFLIYLNLGAHESLKNYYLKLLTSESLFIDPLVIDEVVYISKKKYGVKYCDSISFLDELVLPYVTLLPITSKEYEKAKEIILKYSLKPSDAFHIAVMINNSISTILSEDREFDRVNEIKRIWLSQ; this comes from the coding sequence TTGATATTTTTAGACGCGAATTTCTTGATTTATTTAAATTTAGGAGCACATGAAAGTTTAAAGAATTACTATCTTAAACTTTTGACTTCAGAGTCCCTATTTATAGACCCCCTTGTAATAGACGAGGTAGTTTATATTTCAAAAAAGAAATATGGTGTAAAGTACTGTGACAGTATTAGCTTTCTTGATGAGTTAGTCTTGCCTTACGTAACTCTCTTACCTATCACTTCTAAAGAATATGAGAAAGCAAAGGAGATCATACTTAAATATTCCCTTAAACCTTCTGATGCTTTTCACATTGCTGTTATGATTAACAATTCAATCTCCACCATTTTAAGTGAGGACAGGGAGTTTGATAGAGTAAATGAAATTAAACGAATTTGGCTAAGTCAGTGA
- a CDS encoding PIN domain-containing protein, which yields MAKLANNINPIKQKLEELKDFEIVKEELEDMIKGVEMLRKDNRSIRMLNDCIILAIAKRLNIEPATYDTGLVKRELEMVSTFTHSIFLDIKQELVSELIMNTI from the coding sequence TTGGCGAAGCTGGCAAATAACATAAATCCAATCAAACAAAAGCTCGAGGAGCTAAAAGATTTTGAGATCGTTAAGGAAGAATTAGAAGATATGATAAAAGGAGTTGAGATGCTAAGGAAGGATAACAGATCAATAAGAATGCTAAACGATTGTATAATCCTTGCAATAGCTAAAAGACTTAATATTGAACCTGCAACTTATGACACTGGGTTAGTAAAACGGGAGTTAGAAATGGTATCAACATTTACCCACAGCATATTTCTCGATATAAAACAGGAGTTAGTATCAGAATTAATCATGAATACCATTTAA
- a CDS encoding AbrB/MazE/SpoVT family DNA-binding domain-containing protein, whose amino-acid sequence MRVKVTRNFQITIPTEVREKLNIKEEEYVDVSIDEKEGIIIVRPYRKKWTTVTLGKRIGQEEIDKTIKEVVDDFTKNSN is encoded by the coding sequence ATGAGAGTTAAAGTTACTAGGAACTTTCAGATTACCATACCTACAGAAGTTAGGGAGAAACTTAACATAAAGGAAGAAGAGTATGTAGATGTGAGTATTGATGAGAAAGAAGGTATAATAATTGTTAGACCTTATCGTAAAAAGTGGACTACTGTGACATTAGGTAAAAGAATAGGTCAAGAGGAAATTGATAAGACTATAAAGGAGGTTGTAGACGATTTCACGAAAAATTCTAATTGA
- a CDS encoding DUF488 domain-containing protein, which yields MKIYTIGHSNRSIGEFLEILKVFKIQVLVDIRRWPKSRKYPHFNYESLRDTLLGYGIEYVWEKRLGGYRKFGKDVKDEGLGKCFKSEGFRAYSTYILRSKEAKEALEIIDEMAKKKTVVIMCAEILPWNCHRKIVSDWFMVKGYEVIHIINLNNTIKHKLTACADISNGNLTYK from the coding sequence GTGAAAATATATACAATTGGGCATTCGAATAGATCGATCGGTGAATTTTTAGAGATATTAAAAGTATTCAAAATACAAGTACTAGTAGATATAAGAAGATGGCCTAAAAGTAGGAAATACCCACATTTTAATTATGAAAGTTTGAGAGATACTCTCCTTGGGTACGGCATAGAATATGTATGGGAGAAAAGACTGGGAGGATATAGGAAATTCGGTAAAGATGTAAAGGATGAAGGTCTAGGTAAATGTTTTAAGAGTGAAGGATTTAGGGCTTATTCTACCTATATACTTAGGAGTAAAGAAGCAAAAGAAGCTCTTGAGATAATAGATGAAATGGCTAAGAAAAAGACTGTAGTTATAATGTGTGCTGAAATATTGCCGTGGAACTGCCATAGAAAAATAGTTTCTGACTGGTTTATGGTAAAAGGTTATGAAGTAATTCACATAATTAATCTTAATAATACTATAAAGCATAAATTAACCGCATGTGCGGATATAAGTAATGGGAATTTAACGTACAAATAA
- a CDS encoding metal-sulfur cluster assembly factor, which yields MNKEEWKKSIIEGLKEVYDPEIPINIVDLGLIYDLKISDDGEVYIRVGATTPACPVTEDIVYTVDQVIKERVPAKKINVDLDLETQWTPLMMTKEGREEFKRKYGYDIVQQWAETYGIELNENKS from the coding sequence ATGAATAAGGAGGAATGGAAAAAGAGTATAATAGAGGGTTTGAAAGAGGTCTATGATCCAGAAATACCGATAAATATAGTTGATTTAGGTTTGATTTACGATCTCAAAATTAGTGACGACGGAGAAGTCTATATAAGAGTTGGTGCAACAACTCCAGCTTGTCCGGTAACCGAAGATATAGTTTACACTGTGGATCAAGTAATTAAAGAGAGAGTTCCAGCTAAAAAGATAAATGTGGATTTGGATTTAGAAACGCAATGGACTCCATTAATGATGACCAAAGAGGGTAGAGAGGAATTCAAGAGAAAATATGGTTATGATATTGTGCAGCAATGGGCTGAAACTTATGGAATAGAGTTGAATGAAAATAAGTCATGA
- a CDS encoding nucleotidyltransferase domain-containing protein produces the protein MSFDEFIKRVIEYYNGKVSIVLFGSRARGDYWESSDYDIVVFLESVRDPIDEAVKLYSMKKGFPADIVVLNIDKLKDPIIMKMLEHKKVIYDGLKLFTI, from the coding sequence ATGAGCTTTGATGAGTTCATAAAGAGAGTGATAGAATACTATAATGGTAAGGTCTCAATAGTACTCTTCGGTTCCAGAGCTAGAGGAGATTATTGGGAGTCTAGTGACTATGATATTGTGGTGTTCCTCGAAAGTGTTAGAGATCCGATCGATGAGGCAGTAAAGCTTTACTCTATGAAGAAGGGATTTCCCGCAGATATCGTAGTATTAAATATAGATAAGCTTAAGGATCCGATTATTATGAAGATGCTTGAACATAAGAAGGTTATATACGATGGTCTAAAACTTTTTACTATATAA
- a CDS encoding HEPN domain-containing protein, with the protein MVEKFWFEKSKEFLELAKKHLDDGYFWFSCFASQQSVEFALKGLLVKYKGMFPFTHDLGELAEKVGKELGVNVPDDIIRYCDILTPHYVMSRYSQFAEYNRRKAEECLNSATIVIEWVRKNFNINL; encoded by the coding sequence ATGGTAGAGAAATTCTGGTTCGAGAAGAGTAAGGAGTTCTTAGAACTTGCAAAAAAGCATTTAGATGATGGGTACTTCTGGTTTTCTTGCTTTGCAAGCCAACAAAGCGTTGAGTTTGCATTAAAAGGCCTTCTTGTTAAGTATAAGGGAATGTTCCCTTTTACTCATGATTTAGGAGAGTTAGCAGAAAAAGTTGGAAAAGAGTTAGGTGTTAACGTTCCGGATGATATTATAAGATATTGTGATATACTTACACCACACTATGTAATGTCAAGGTACTCACAATTTGCTGAGTATAACAGAAGGAAGGCCGAAGAATGCTTAAATTCAGCTACTATTGTGATTGAATGGGTTAGGAAAAACTTCAATATAAATTTGTAA